In Cynocephalus volans isolate mCynVol1 chromosome 16, mCynVol1.pri, whole genome shotgun sequence, the following proteins share a genomic window:
- the GCGR gene encoding glucagon receptor, with protein sequence MSPARPHCALLLLLLLLLACQPQAPSAQVMDFLFEKWKLYSDQCHHNLSLLPPPTELVCNRTFDKYSCWPDTPPNTTANISCPWYLPWHHKVQHRLVFKRCGPDGQWVRGPRGQPWRNASQCQMDAEEIEVQKEVAKMYSSFQVMYTVGYTLSLGALLLALAILLGLSKLHCTRNYIHVNLFVSFVLRASSVLVIDRLLKTRYSQKIGDDLSVSVWLSSGAVAGCRVAAVFMQYGVVANYCWLLVEGVYLHSLLGLATLPKRSFFTLYMGIGWGAPMLFVIPWAVVKCLFENVQCWTSNNNMGFWWILRFPVFLAILINFFIFVRIILLLMAKLRAHQMHYTDYKLRLAKSTLTLIPLLGVHEVVFAFVTDEHAQGTLRSAKLFFDLFLSSFQGLLVAVLYCFLNKEVQTELLRRWHRWRIGKALREEQLASSHAAPAGPGHGPPSEKLRLVRGGSSNGAGQDHTVKTPSASGLPGLAQSPF encoded by the exons ATGTCCCCCgcccggccgcactgcgctctgttactgctgctgctgctgctgctagccTGCCAG CCAcaggccccatctgctcaggtgATGGATTTCCTGTTTGAGAAGTGGAAGCTCTACAGCGACCAGTGTCACCACAACCTGAGCCTGCTGCCGCCCCCCACGG AGCTGGTCTGTAATAGAACCTTCGACAAGTATTCCTGCTGGCCCGACACCCCTCCCAACACCACAGCCAACATCTCCTGCCCCTGGTACCTGCCTTGGCACCACAAAG TGCAGCACCGCCTCGTGTTCAAGAGGTGCGGGCCCGACGGGCAGTGGGTGCGTGGACCCCGGGGTCAGCCATGGCGCAACGCCTCCCAGTGCCAGATGGATGCCGAGGAGATCGAGGTCCAG AAGGAGGTGGCCAAGATGTACAGCAGCTTCCAGGTGATGTACACAGTGGGCTACACGCTGTCCCTGGGCGCCCTGCTCCTCGCCTTGGCCATCCTGCTGGGCCTCAG CAAGCTGCACTGCACCCGCAACTACATCCATGTGAACCTGTTCGTGTCCTTCGTGCTCAGGGCCAGCTCCGTGCTGGTCATCGACAGGCTGCTCAAGACCCGCTACAGCCAGAAGATCGGCGATGACCTCAGTGTGAGCGTCTGGCTCAGCAGCGGG GCGGTGGCTGGCTGCCGTGTGGCCGCGGTGTTCATGCAGTACGGCGTCGTGGCCAACTACTGCTGGCTGCTGGTGGAGGGCGTGTACCTGCACAGCCTGCTGGGCCTTGCCACCTTGCCCAAGAGGAGCTTCTTCACCCTCTACATGGGCATTGGCTGGG GTGCCCCCATGCTGTTTGTCATCCCCTGGGCGGTGGTCAAGTGTCTGTTCGAGAACGTGCA GTGCTGGACGAGCAATAACAACATGGGCTTCTGGTGGATCCTGCGCTTCCCCGTCTTCCTGGCCATCCTG ATCAACTTCTTCATCTTTGTCCGCATCATCCTCCTCCTCATGGCCAAACTGCGAGCCCACCAGATGCACTACACTGACTACAAGCTCCG GCTGGCCAAGTCCACACTGACCCTCATCCCCCTGCTGGGGGTCCACGAAGTGGTCTTCGCCTTCGTGACCGACGAGCACGCCCAGGGCACCCTGCGCTCTGCCAAGCTCTTCTTCGACCTCTTCCTCAGCTCCTTCCAG GGCCTGCTGGTGGCGGTCCTCTACTGTTTCCTCAACAAGGAG GTGCAGACAGAGCTGCTGCGGCGCTGGCACCGCTGGCGCATAGGCAAAGCGCTGCGGGAGGAGCAGCTCGCTAGCAGCCACGCGGCCCCGGCCGGGCCTGGCCACGGCCCCCCCAGCGAGAAGCTGCGGCTTGTGAGGGGTGGAAGCAGCAACGGGGCTGGCCAGGACCACACTGTGAAGACCCCCTCGGCCAGCGGCCTCCCTGGGTTGGCTCAGAGCCCCTTCTGA